accagccctggaaacTTTCTTGACCAAAGTACACAAGGCCCTTCACTCatagcttctttcaaaatcacaTAAATTTCTCACCAGCTAAGCACTGTCATCCACAATTGAGGAAATGAGCTTAGAGAGTGAAATGGTTTGCCCAGAGTTGCACAGCAAGATATGTCAGGTGGTCAATCACAGAACAAGAAAGCAttccaaggaaggaagggaatagATGGGGAGAGACCTGCCAAGGTCATAGCAGTTTTTTAGGTTGCTGGCATGTGTTGCTGAGGTGATGTGACAGAACCTGCTGCTAAGGTGACAAGGCACAGAACCTGGTACAGGGAATGCTTGGTCCATGGCTGAGCGCTAGGTGTGAGTTTCCTTGGGACCCTCTTTGTAATCAGAAAGCATTTCCTTCTGGGAGGCTGAAGGAGTAAAGTAGAGGAAGTGGACTTGACAAACCTAAGACTGATCCTAGCTGGGCCAACCAAGGACAAGCTATGTGGCCTTTGGCAAGCCACacccttctctgagcctcagtttcctcattgtaaGATGAGATAATAAACATGAATCTTTACTcctatttcctgcatggggaacgggaaatgtttttctcttttttttccccatttctccctattTGATCCTGCTATACTAAAAACCTTGCTAAAgctccccttccccccctccaATCATAATACTCAGGGTGGGAAGACTACTGAGTTATTCTATGTAACTGGACACAGGTAAGTGCTGCCTGTCACCTACTGTCAGCATTACACCAGCCTCTCAAGGAGGTGGAGGTGAGGGGTGAAAGCACTTTGTGAACTGTGCACctctggtggtggtactggaactTCCCAGCCCTGCATCCTGCTGTATCAGTCCCTCCATCCTGTCAGCTTCAGTTTGAATTCTCAAGCTGTCTGCAGCCACAGCCTCACAGCCATGGTCCTGGTCTCCTGACCACACCATCACGGTAGGGGACCAGGTTCCAACTCCCCCCATCACTCCTCCCAGCTCCTGGCACTACCTACCTGATGCTCAGAAGTGAAGGAGTAAGAATAAGTTAGGATGAGGAAAGAAAATTGTGTGTACAAGTTTTGTGTGTGAGCCCCAGAGCCAGGACCTGGTGGGGGTCATGTTCTAGGGGCTCTAGAGTCTCTGGGGCTATTCCCAGTCCCCAGATCTGCATTCCCAAACTTAAGATCTGTCACTGATACAAAGAGGGGGGCTGGTCTTTGGACTGAGTTCTAGCAGGTGCCCGGCTGGACTCTTGATGCTCCTAGAACTGTCTAGATGCTAGTGACCCCTGTCCACTGTGAGAGGCATTTCAAATTCCAAGCTAAGCAAAACTCCTTACAACAGTCCCTAACCCCTATGTGATTATCAAAGAACCCTGTAGAGGGACCTACCATATGCCAGGCAGTTTGGTAGGTACTTGGCTTGCAATACCAACTTTCAGAATGGCTTATGGAGTTAAAGTGAATTTGCCTAAGACCCAACTACTAGCAAGAATCCAGCAAAACAGAGAATCTTATTAGACCTGACCACCTTATCAGAGATGGACACATGTCTGGTCTTAGATGTAGAAGGGATCAGAAGCTCAGGGAGGGCAAATCCCTTGCCTAGTTCATGCCCAGCCATTTAGCTTCGGAGCTGAGAACTGAAGCCAGCTTTGGGGGAAGCCAGGGCTATGTCAGAGACTGAACTGGAGGGCTCTGGTTTACTCCCATCACCCTCCtgccctccctaccccctcctcTCTCATGACACTTGACATTATCCATCACTCCCTCCCCCTGGGAACGCCCTCCTCCTCTAGTTCCCATGGCAACACAttctccccatcctcctcctgcttcttcaGCGGCTTCTCCCTCTCCAAGGTGGTTCCTGAGCCTCTCAGGAAAGGGGATCCCCAGGTCAGTCCCCAGTCTCTTCTCTCTTCATTGCTACCCTTGAAAGCCCATCTGCTTTTCCCTGTGGCTCTCTAGCCTTGACCTTGCACTCCAGCTCCACTTTTAGTAACACCTGTTTACCATGTGCTAAAAGCCTCCTTATGAAATGGACCCTATACTGTGCATTCATTacctaattaaattctcacaaatACACCATGAAGGAAGTCcactttatagataaggaaaccgAGAACTGAGGGGAAAGCCAAGATGTgattccagtcttttttttttttttttccagtactgtggcttgaaattatggccttgctaggcaggcactctaccacttgagccagccactcctccagcccctgatTCCAGCCTTAACCACTACTTCTATACATCAAGAATAGATGTGAACTGTAGGACATTTTTTAACCAGGGGCAAAaacttccctcccacctcctgaAGAGAATGGAATGGAAATTTTGGGGGAGAGAGACCTATTCTGCAGTTTTTAGAACCTGTGATAATCTAGAATTACTCTGTCAATTTGGAGCTTTAAAAATGCATCACGCACAGTTACATTTTGAAAAGCAAAGATTTGGAGAGCTTCAGGTGGAACAAAAGTTCATGGAAAATTGCCcttttcctttggaattttaaGTCCTCAAAAACCTCATCCCAGAGTTTGAGCTACTAGTCTCCCTACTTCAATGGTGCCTGGAATTAACTGCAAACTTAGACTTTGGAATTTTCCCTGGAATTCCATTGACTTGAGTTCCACCACTACTGACAGGCTCTGTGACCCCGGGGCAAGTggcttgacctctctgagcctcagctttctTGTCTGAAATGGCATTAGTACTTCCCCCGATGTCATGGGATCAGGTAGTATAATGTGCGTGAAACACTGGCACTGAGCCTGGCATAGCACAGTGCTCACATTGCTCATCCTGTCTTGGGTTTGCCAAACACTTGACCCTCCCCATGCTTTTGCATACACTGTTCCCTCTTTTTGGCGGCCAACTCCTATTCATCCTCTGAAGCCCACAGACCCCTTTCCATCTCTTATAGAATTGCTGCAAACATGCTTTTAGTAAAAAGCTAGAAAAGGCACGTCCCTGTGACACCCTCTCTGGGGCTTTGTCACTTGCCACACTGAGGTGGCAGTCATCTGTTTATGCTTTGTTCCCCAGCACTGGCTCAGGCTTTCTGAGGGCAGGCCATGTCTCACTTATTTCTGGGTCTCGGTACCCAGAGTGCACAGCCAAGTAGAAAGTAGATTTCAATATGTTTGCACTACCTTCAGTGCAAATGGTCTGGACCCAGGACAAATGTATGTATCAGGAGGAGCAGAAAGCCAGGTCCCTTGTACCCACAGAAGATGGTAGTGAGAGGGCTTGCAGCAGCTTTGAGACAGGCCTGTCCTGGGTGCAGGCAAAGACACAGTCTTAGCAAGGAAAATAAACAGGCTGGCTGCAATGTCACTActtccctattttttcttttcttttcttgtttttggcagtgctgggctttgaactcaaggcctcacacttgctaggcaggtgctttaccacctgagccacgcctccagtccatgtGTCCCCTTCCTTGATGAACTCCCTCAAACAGAAATCTCACAGTCACAGAACCCATTTGGGAGGTAAGGGTGAGCCAGATGGATTGAGATCCCAGGTTAGCAGGCTGGGTTTCAGTGGTGGTCACTGTGCCACACTCCAGAGAAGCCATTTTTTATAGGAAAATACACCCAGGTCCAGGTCTACCTGGTGCATCACCCAGAAAAGGGGACCCTTACCCCTCACCCCCACTCCCTGAATGCTACTTCAGTCCCTGTTGGGAGTGACAGCCTTACAGCTTTTGTTCCAAAGAAATGGCTGTCAAGGGGGAAAAAGGtatattgtttctttcttcttcttctttttttgtttgagacGAAGACGTCAATTTCTTCCCATCTGTCCCAAAAAGGGAAGAGagttaaatttgtttttacaaGGATGTCAGCACAGCTGCTTCAATAGGGAGTCTGGGGTGCGTTTCTGAGGCAATGCGGAGTGGGGTGCAGGGAACAAGGACAGACTGATATTGGGGAAAGCAAGGGCCTGGGGGGGTGCCTGGATAAAAATCTTATGCCCAACTCTGGATGGACCCACCCTCAGCAGCATGAAGAGTAGAGGGTGGGTGAGTAGAGCAGGTGGGGGGCTGGGAGGCAAAGGGAGAGGGGAGCAGGAGCCCCGCTAGTATTGCAATAAATACCTTCTCCCAGTGCCTGCAGTCAGACCGCATGTGGGCAGTTCCGATTCAGTAGAGGAGATGCATGGGGTACAGCCAGGTGTCAGAAGGGGAGAGAATTCTTCCAGCTTATTAGGGGCCCAAGGGCCTGCACTGGCACTTTTGATATCCCCCGCCCAATTCCAGGTGCCTCTCAGCATACATGGGGTTCTAACTAGGTGGGATTCCATGCTCCAGTACCGGGGCATAGCTGCCAGGACCCTGCGGAGAGGCCACTCTCAGGCTCCAGGACCTAACCTCTAAGCGGAAGCCCCGCCCCTCTGCCTCGGCCCACCCCCCGCCAGCCCTTGGCACACAAGCCTCCTAAGCTTTGGAGCCCAGACTTAGTGGCGTGCCTGTCTCCAAGGACATAGTCCAAGGGAGGAACGGTACGTTTCTCTTTTTCgatatttctttataaagaagTGAAATTGGACCTAGACCTCAGCGGGTCCCACCCGCGCTAGAACTCGGGGCTGGGTCTCCACCTCAAAGTTGAGATCCCACCCCCGGCACACAGGTCCTCTATCTGGAAACCAAATCTTGAACCGCAGCTACCTGACCGTCTTGGTTCTCCGCCTCCCCCCAGAAGAGGCTCCTCGCCACAACACAGAGGACCAATTTTGCACCTCCATTTTCAAGCCACCGTCTCCACCACTGCTCCTGGGTCCTGAATCCTCAGGTCTCAGATTGGTCCCTGATGGTTTAGGGTAAAAACTCGAGGCTGTCCCAAGGTGGAGGTCAAGGCTGTCCTAAGGTGGCGGCTCCGCCCCACTGAAGAGACCCCATCAAGGGACCCAGCTCTAGATTAGCaggtgccacctccccctccccccggaGTCACTAGTCCCCACCCCCGCTTAACCTAAAACTTTCGACAGTGCAGCTCCAGTCGGAACCAGAGGCCACCCCTCTGGACGGGCCCCATTCCGGATCGTGGCCCACGGGGGTCGGTGTGGCCGCCGGGTCACTGCGGAGGGGTGCGCGCGGGGCCGAGCCGGCCTGGTCACGCGGCGGCGCCACCGCCAGGGCCGTCGGATGGGGTGCAGGCGGTGACGCGCTCGCGGGCCGTGGCTTCCCGCGCGCGGCTGAAGCTGCTGGGCTCCGGGCGGCCGCAGGGCGAGCGGCAGAGCTGGCGGAAGCAGCGCTTGAAGTTCTCGTCGAGGAAGGCGTAGAGCACGGGGTTGAGGCTGCTGTTGGCGTAGCCCAGCGCGATGCACAGGTGCAGCGCGGCCACCACGAGTGGGTCGCGTCGGTCGATGTCCACCAGTGTCCAGACGATGACGAAGATGTGGATGGGGGCCCAACACACCACAAAGGCgcccaccaccaccagcaccatgCGCGTGATGCGCCGCAGGCTGCGGTCCTTCTCCTTGGAGCCCGACAGCAGGCGCACACTGCGCAGGCGCAGCAGCATGAGGCCGTAGCACACGGTGATGATGAGGATGGGCACCACGAAGGCGAAGAGGAAAACGCAGATCTTGGTCACGGTGTCCCAGTACCAGCTGGGGCTGGGGAACTGGAGCATACATACCACTGCCCCATCTGGGTCAGAGAAACAAGGAAAGACAAAGGGGGTGAGGGGCCTGTGCAACTAAAGGGCCCTACCTGCtcatccccattttttttttttttccagtactggagtttgaactcagggcctacacattgagccactccactagcccttttttgtgataggctttttgggatagggtctcttgaactatttgcctgtgctggctttgaacctcgatcctcctgatctctgcctcctgaatagctaggattagaggcgtgacCCAGTGGCGACCAGCTTCATCTCCACTTCTTGGCTTGGTCAAATGCCATCACTTCCTCCTGGCCTTTCCTCAAGGTGATTCTTCTGCCTGGAATGTCACCCCACTACTGTGCTTGATAAACTCCTACTCATCCTTAAGAGCCCAGAGGATTGGCCCTCCTCTTCTGGGAGGTCTCATCTTTATGCCCTCTCCCAGGCCCATAATAAGCTATATCCATGGATAACAGTAATGAAACCATTTATTCCAGTCCCCTCAGTGCCAATCACTGTGGTAACTCAACACCTCACCACCCCCATTTCCAAACTTGCTCCAGTGGGATGGTTCTGAACACTGACTCAGATAGGAAGAGTGAGGAGAATTCAGGCCCTCAACCTCTTCAAGCTTCAGTAGAGTGGGACTAATAACAATATCTAAATCTATATGGAGGGTGAAATAGGTTAAGGTAGTGAGGCATTTAGCACAGTGGGGTTCAAGTGCTTAGTGCACCCACAGGGAAGAGGGGCACATAAATACGGCAGTCCAGAGTGGGATTAGATCTGAGCTAATGTCAAAAACAACATGCCAACACCACAGCTGCCCACAGATAGGACAGGCACCAGGAGGGAATACCCTCCCTATATTTGGGGTGAGGTCATGGGCTGGATAAGCACATCAGAGGATGTGAGGCTGGCTTCAGGGGACTCCTGAGATCTCTTGAAGCCACACAGTGGACTTAGAACCTTAGCGCTAAGAGACAGGGGCTGAGGGTCCACTGACAAAGTGGGTCCCAGGACACTGGGCTGGCAGGACCCCCAGGGACACTGAGTCCAAGATCTTCATCATACAGATGGCAGAACCAGGCCCAGAGAGGAACAGTGCTTGCTTATGTCACAGGGAATGACATACAGAACCAGCAAGTGCTGACGGCATACACGTggagagtgtgtgtgagagagatagagatagagatagagagatagagatagagatagagatagagatagagatagagatagagatagagatagagatagagatagagatagagatagagatagagatagagatagagatagagatagagatagagatagagatagagatagagatagagatagagatagagatagagatagagatagagatagagatagagatagagatagagatagagatagatagagatagagatagagatagagatagagagagagagagagagagagaagaaacaaggaGGACCGTCTGGCCCAGCCCCAGCGGTGCTGCAGTTAATTGCTTGTAAACTGAAGGCTGACAATGAGGAATGGAGGCCTGTGCTGAGTCAGACCAATTACTTGGAGGTTGTCTAAGGGCACCAGGGGTTATGCCCTTGTAGGGGCCAAGAAGCCTCCCAGCAAGGCTGTTCCCCTCTTCCACCCACAGTGCTGAGCCTCTGCAAATCTCTACCCAAAGGGCTATATGAGCAACAGACCTGAGGGCAGAAACCTTGGGTTACAGGCCATTCCACCAAATTCCTGGCCATGTAGTCCTTAGTAAACTACCTGACCTCTCTGATCCTTTTTCTTACAGTCAAAGAGAGGCAGGAGTTCCTGCCTTGTCTATGGCATAGACCTAATCATTTAACAGCTACATTTATGAGGCCTTGGCAATGAGCCAGGCCTTTTCCCAAGCATTCTACACATATTACTTCATTTAACCTCCACACTCTGCCAGTTAGagtggctcagagaggttaattaCTAACATTTTAGGCACCTATTTAGATTACATTTGCCACTTCCTTACATCAAGGTGAAGCCACGTGACCAGCTATCACTAGGAAGGGAAGGGCCGTGACATTGAAAAGCGGCTGTGCTTTCTCCCTACTCCCTCTCCATATTCATCCACTGACCAGATGCCAACAGTGGAAGATTCAGGAGCTTGGATCCACTCGTGACTGTATTCCTCCTACTCCCAGTGAATTGCGACGTGAGTGGGCTCTGGGGATGTTTGTTAGAGCAGCTACAGTCAAGAATACAGGTAGTGACTGTCACGATTACCCTTGTACTCTAGGAGGCACACCTGTCTTTTACAGTCTGCAAGTCATTCTCTAGGCCTTCCTTTGATCATCTGgtcaatggttttcttttttatgtgtttttttttttctttttttaacttatcCTTTTTGGCCAATGATTTTCAAAGTGGGGTAAAAGGAGTTTGGGACTGCAGATCATATGATGTCCATTGCTCATGGTCAGTGACACTCTCACCCCATTGGCCATCTGTCCATCTCCCTATGGGTTAGTCATCCACACAGTCCTGGCTGGCCATCTGTATGTGGAGACCAGCTATCTATAATCTCATTATAAATTCCTTTTGGCCAGCAACCCATCTGACCACTGACCAGTCATTCATCCTCACATGGTCCGCCACCCACCTTCCCCATTGGCCAACCACTCCCATTCCCATGGGCTGACCTTCCACACACCCACTGGCCAGCCCACACCTCCACTCGCCCTGTTAGGGACCCTCATGTGGCCTCCTGTGGCCAGGGGCCTGGACCACAACTCCCTCCCTCACTCACCCCGGGGTCGGGTCACAGCCATGACCATGATGGGGACCCCAACACCCGAGGCCAGGACCCAGATGCAGATGTTGATAAGCTTGGCCTTGGCAGGTGTGCGAAAGTCCAGAGCCTTGACAGGGTGGCAGACGGCGACGTAGCGGTCGACACTCATCATGGTGAGCGTGAAGATGCTGGTGAACATATTGTAGTAGTCAATGGAGAGCACGGCCTTGCAGAGCAGCTCCCCGAAGGGCCATGTCTCCATCAGGTACTTGGCGCTCTGGAAGGGCAGCGTGCTGGTGGCCAGCGCATCGGCCAAGGCCAGGTTGAAGATGTAGATGTTGGTGGCTGTCTTCAACTTAGTGTACCTTAGAAACAAGTACATGGAAAATTATCCCACTTCACAGACCTCAGGTTCCACTAAACGCAGGGAGATGAAGTGACTTGCCCCAGGTCACACAAACCGTCAGGGGCAGAGGCAGGACTAAAACCCAGAGCCATCTGGTTCAGTATCACTCCTTCTCACTACAGCAGATGTGAAAGGATTTCTCTGGTGGGTGACTTTGGCAGAGTATTTTAGGAAAAGCCCTTATCTTCCAAGAGGTACTATGAAAGATGGTTACAGAGAACAATAGCTCTAGAGGAAATCAGATAGGAGTTCTAATCTTCCCTCTACTATCTATTAGCTGAGTGACTCTGGGATAGTAGCTCGAACCCCGAGCCTCAACACCCTTAACTGTAAAATAGGAGATACACTTGTAGGGAAGGTTGTGAAAATTTAATGAGACAATCTAGAACTTAGCCCTGAGCCCAGTGATTTGTAAACATGtaggaaaagggctgggggtgtgactcactggtagagcactttcctagcaagtacaaggccctgggtttgatccccagcaccaaaaaaagaaagggaggaagagagggagagaaagagggaggaatggagggagggagggaggaaagaaaaatcccACACAGGATAGGAATGAGCTGGAGGCCAGACCTTCTACCACTGACCTAGTCTTTTGGGACATGGCTGAGGAAGAAACTCTGCCTGGACGTTGAGAGTCCTCTGAGGGAACACACAACTCTTGGTCATTTCTTGGCCCCATCACCCCTCTGTGGAAGCCATTGTACATCCCCCATGGTGTGGGGAAGGTAAGCCATTGATAGTGTCACACATCCAACCCAGGGCCTAAGCCCAGGTGTCAAGCCAGATGTGTGCAACCAAACTCCACACCTGACATCCTGCAGCTGCCTATCCCACAACTGGCCCCTTGTCTGGCTAACATTTATAGTCATGGGCTGAGCTGGACACTGGGTAGCCTGTGTATTTCAGAAACAGTTCCCCAAGACTTATGTCATGCCTAGACTGGTATGAGAGCCAGAAAAGGACTCCCAGCTTGAGTTTCTCCTCACAGATCAGAGCAGAAAGAGGCCTGAGAgatggtctgtgtgtgtgtgtgtgtgtgtgtttgtgctggGGGGTGGTTATTAAAGACTCCCTTTGCAACTACTGTGAGAAATGCAGATTCCTGAACCCACCTCAGATCTGCTTTTATCCCTGAgagctgaggatggaacccagggtgtAACGTATGCTAAgaaagaactctaccactgagctccaacCCCAAGCCCAGATCTGTTCAATCTTAATGTCTGGAACTGGGGCTTGGGAATCTGCATCTTTAaaagcaccccccacccccccaacacacaatCCAATGATTCTTATGAACTCAAGTCTGACAATCATTATGCAGCCTAAAACtcttatttgggagacagagagagagagagagagaaattgaagcaTAGAGAGGCAGCAcaactcacccaaggtcacacagcaatagCAGCAGAACAAAGGTGAGAACTTAGACCTCCTGATTCCCTGTGCTCTCTCTCCACTCTACCCCAAGGGTGGCACCACACTGTGTGCCTCTCTACACCCTTTCAGTTTTACAGTCCTTCTGCTACCACCCAGGATGAGGGCACTCGGTTTTTGAAGGACTGAACCAACACATCTGCTGAAGTTGTTCCTTTATTATGTGATGGggttgggtttttggtttttgttttgttttcctttttaaaaaggactcactCATTGTCCTTCAGGATTTCTGTCCCACTCCTTCCCAAAATAGTTGCTATTTGCTCTGGGGCTGGAGAAACAAAAAGTTTTGCTGGGTGACAGCAGAATCACAGGTCTCAGAAAGTCTGTCTCCAGTGGGGTGCAGAtcacagctgtgtgggaggcGGTCCCCAGCCCACAGCTGACTCGTCTAATTTCCCTGCTCTTAGGCAGAACAATTTAAGGCTGTTCTTCGCCTGCTATTTTGATTTGTGAAGGATCCTTCTATTCCCAGAGGGGGCTGGGGTGTTGGGAAGCCAGAGCTGAAGCTACTGGAGTTTGGAGCCCCTCCCCTCGCCACCCCTCTCTTGTCCCCCACAGCCACACCCTGTCCCAATGGCCTCCTAGGCTTCCTTCTCCAGCCCCAAGACAAATCATGTCCTACTCCTGTTCGCAGCCCCATTGACTCCCCAAAGTTCCCTTTCTGTTCCACAACCTGGCTCCAACCACCTCTAGGACCCCAGCTCCCCATGCCATTCTGTCATCTGATATGCCCCACCTGCCTACACTGTCTCCTTGCTGCTCCTTGGACATGCCAGGCTAAGCTCACCTCAGGCCTCTCCACTGGAACCCTCATCTCCCACACTGGGTCTGGCTTGCTCCTTCACTTAATTTAGGCTctactcaaatgtcacctccaaATAGAGGCCCTCCCTGACCACCATATCTAAAGGACCTCTCTGCCCCTATTtccctaatctttttttttttgcagtactagaatttgaactcagggcctcacgcttgctaggcaggtgctctagcactggagccactctgccaatccttttttgtatggggtttttttaagatagggtcttgcaaatcattttccccaggctggctttaaacagtaatactcatctctgcctcccaagtagctaggaaaacAGGTGCGCTCAGCTgctgctttacttttttttatagCACAAACCATCTCCTTGCATTATCACTAAATACTTGTCTCTGTGAGCTGGGCTCTTGCTCATGTGAGTTCCTTAAAAGTAGGGGACATTGTCTATTCTGTTCCCTATTAAA
The sequence above is a segment of the Castor canadensis chromosome 7, mCasCan1.hap1v2, whole genome shotgun sequence genome. Coding sequences within it:
- the Oprd1 gene encoding delta-type opioid receptor, translating into MEPAPSAGAELQPPLFANVSDAFPSTGANASGPPGARSASSLALAVAITALYSAVCAVGLLGNVLVMFGIVRYTKLKTATNIYIFNLALADALATSTLPFQSAKYLMETWPFGELLCKAVLSIDYYNMFTSIFTLTMMSVDRYVAVCHPVKALDFRTPAKAKLINICIWVLASGVGVPIMVMAVTRPRDGAVVCMLQFPSPSWYWDTVTKICVFLFAFVVPILIITVCYGLMLLRLRSVRLLSGSKEKDRSLRRITRMVLVVVGAFVVCWAPIHIFVIVWTLVDIDRRDPLVVAALHLCIALGYANSSLNPVLYAFLDENFKRCFRQLCRSPCGRPEPSSFSRAREATARERVTACTPSDGPGGGAAA